A genomic stretch from Pseudoliparis swirei isolate HS2019 ecotype Mariana Trench chromosome 18, NWPU_hadal_v1, whole genome shotgun sequence includes:
- the necap2 gene encoding adaptin ear-binding coat-associated protein 2 → MAEDNSYESILCVKPEVHVYRIPPRASNRGYRAADWKLDEPAWSGRMKIIAKGKLAYIKLEDKNTGELFAQAPVEQYPGCVVESVTDSSRYFVIRIEDGNGRHAFIGLGFADRGDSFDFNVALQDHFKWVKQEGELAKQEASESTAPKLDLSFKEGQTIKISIGNIKKKEAGGSKARPMAMGLLPPPPGAKVGGVISPPVEQQTVSAEQTNTASLLDFGSPGPAASPSSDVWGDFTSAGSNSSKDAVKSEWVQFS, encoded by the exons ATGGCAGAAGACAACAGTTATGAGTCAATACTCTGTGTGAAGCCCGAGGTTCATGTTTACCGGATCCCGCCGCGGGCCTCTAACCGTGGATATCG TGCTGCTGACTGGAAGCTGGATGAACCAGCATGGAGTGGTCGGATGAAAATCATTGCGAAAGGCAAGCTGGCCTACATTAAATTGGAGGACAAAAACACAG GAGAGTTGTTTGCCCAAGCTCCAGTGGAGCAGTACCCGGGGTGTGTCGTCGAATCAGTCACAGACTCCAGCAGGTACTTTGTGATCCGGATAGAAGATGGCAATG GACGTCATGCTTTCATCGGCCTGGGTTTCGCTGATCGTGGCGACTCATTTGACTTCAATGTAGCTTTACAAGATCATTTCAA GTGGGTGAAGCAAGAAGGCGAGCTCGCAAAACAGGAAGCTTCTGAGAGTACAGCACCTAAGCTGGACCTCAGCTTCAAAGAGGGCCAGACTATCAAGATCAGCATTGGG AACATCAAGAAGAAGGAGGCAGGTGGTTCCAAAGCGCGGCCCATGGCTATGGGTCTACTCCCACCTCCACCAGGTGCAAAGGTCGGAGGTGTAATATCGCCTCCTGTGGAACAGCAGACAGTCTCAGCTGAACAGACTAACACTG CCTCTCTTTTAGACTTTGGGTCCCCTGGCCCTGCAGCCTCACCCAGCTCCGACGTGTGGGGCGATTTCACATCCGCAGGCTCCAA ctccagtAAAGATGCTGTCAAATCAGAATGGGTACAGTTTAGTTGA